A single genomic interval of Nocardioides nitrophenolicus harbors:
- the trhA gene encoding PAQR family membrane homeostasis protein TrhA yields MNQAIHHANDKVRARLDDLGDQISDKVAEIKPKLRGWIHLVSTPLVLAAGVVLICLSPTATTRVGSALYAGSALLLFGTSALYHRGTWSPKVWTILNRFDHSNIFLFIAGSYTPFALTLLDGASRVIMLSVVWTGALLGIAFKLFWPSAPRWLSAPIYIALGWAAIFFIPAFFHGATALGLGIGIAIFVLIAVGGALYTMGGLVYGFKWPNPSPRVFGFHEIFHGFTIAAFVAHYVGVSLATYSLR; encoded by the coding sequence ATGAACCAGGCCATCCACCACGCGAACGACAAGGTCCGCGCCCGGCTGGACGACCTCGGGGACCAGATCAGCGACAAGGTGGCCGAGATCAAGCCCAAGCTCCGCGGCTGGATCCACCTCGTCTCGACCCCCCTCGTCCTGGCCGCCGGAGTCGTGCTCATCTGCCTCTCCCCGACCGCCACGACCCGGGTCGGCTCGGCGCTGTACGCCGGCTCCGCGCTGCTGCTCTTCGGCACCTCCGCGCTCTACCACCGCGGCACCTGGTCGCCGAAGGTGTGGACGATCCTCAACCGGTTCGACCACTCCAACATCTTCTTGTTCATCGCCGGCTCCTACACCCCCTTCGCGCTCACGCTGCTCGACGGAGCCTCCCGCGTGATCATGCTGTCGGTGGTCTGGACCGGCGCCCTGCTCGGCATCGCGTTCAAGCTGTTCTGGCCGAGCGCCCCGCGCTGGCTGTCGGCGCCGATCTACATCGCGCTCGGCTGGGCGGCGATCTTCTTCATCCCGGCCTTCTTCCACGGCGCGACCGCGCTCGGGCTCGGCATCGGGATCGCCATCTTCGTGCTGATCGCGGTGGGCGGCGCGCTCTACACCATGGGCGGCCTCGTCTACGGCTTCAAGTGGCCCAACCCGTCACCGCGGGTGTTCGGGTTCCACGAGATCTTCCACGGCTTCACGATCGCCGCGTTCGTGGCCCACTACGTCGGCGTCTCGCTGGCGACCTACTCGCTGCGCTGA
- a CDS encoding PfkB family carbohydrate kinase, with amino-acid sequence MSSLTPREREVLELVRVQPLLDAQAIADRLGSTRASVAMALSSLTRKGAIAGRGYIVRDEAQVVVLGGAVMDVKAVTDAPAGLHTSNPATIRTSPGGVGRNIAEGIARLGRRTFLVAALGDDVFGRELLAHTADAGVYVDHVVRGGFATGTYLATLDHDGELVVGASDLRATDALTVDALGRARDLVPRADFLVVDGNIPADVVRWAIQACAQHDVPLLLDPVSVAKAGRLAPLLDGSPIDTVTPNLAELAALTGAGAPVADTKPAITRAAAELHERGVRRVWVRRGRRGSLLSDEGTVTTLAARPAEVVDVTGAGDAMTAAYVVARTGGEGPVAAAELGHVAAALTIAHPDNVRPDLATALHADHPHRTETLS; translated from the coding sequence ATGAGCTCACTGACCCCTCGCGAGCGTGAGGTCCTGGAGCTGGTCCGGGTCCAGCCGCTCCTGGACGCCCAGGCGATCGCCGACCGCCTCGGCAGCACCCGCGCCTCGGTCGCCATGGCGCTGTCCTCGCTGACCCGCAAGGGCGCGATCGCGGGGCGCGGCTACATCGTGCGCGACGAGGCCCAGGTCGTCGTGCTCGGCGGCGCGGTGATGGACGTCAAGGCGGTGACCGACGCGCCGGCCGGGCTGCACACCAGCAACCCGGCGACGATCCGCACCTCGCCCGGCGGGGTCGGGCGCAACATCGCCGAGGGGATCGCGCGGCTGGGCCGGCGTACCTTCCTGGTCGCGGCGCTCGGCGACGACGTGTTCGGGCGGGAGCTGCTCGCCCACACCGCCGACGCCGGCGTGTACGTCGACCACGTGGTCCGCGGCGGGTTCGCGACCGGCACCTACCTGGCCACCCTCGACCACGACGGCGAGCTGGTCGTCGGCGCGTCCGACCTGCGCGCCACCGATGCGCTCACCGTCGACGCGCTCGGCCGGGCCCGGGACCTTGTCCCCCGCGCCGACTTCCTGGTCGTCGACGGCAACATCCCCGCCGACGTGGTGCGCTGGGCGATCCAGGCGTGCGCGCAGCACGACGTCCCCCTGCTCCTCGACCCGGTCAGCGTCGCCAAGGCCGGCCGCCTCGCGCCCCTGCTCGACGGCTCGCCGATCGACACGGTGACGCCCAACCTCGCCGAGCTGGCCGCGCTCACCGGCGCCGGCGCCCCGGTCGCCGACACCAAGCCGGCGATCACCCGCGCGGCCGCGGAGCTGCACGAGCGCGGCGTGCGCCGGGTGTGGGTACGCCGGGGCCGGCGCGGGAGCCTGCTCAGCGACGAGGGCACGGTCACGACGCTCGCCGCGCGTCCGGCCGAGGTGGTCGACGTGACGGGTGCCGGGGACGCGATGACCGCGGCGTACGTCGTCGCCCGCACGGGCGGCGAGGGTCCGGTCGCGGCCGCCGAGCTCGGCCATGTCGCGGCCGCGCTCACCATCGCCCACCCCGACAACGTCCGACCCGACCTCGCCACCGCACTGCACGCCGACCACCCCCACCGAACGGAGACCCTCTCGTGA
- a CDS encoding DUF3817 domain-containing protein translates to MNTPTRLFRTVAIAEAVTWTGLLFGMFLKYGPAENEAGVRIFGMLHGVVFVAYVVTTVVVWVDRRWSAGRGLLALVAAVPPLATLPLEWWAIRRDWLGDTWRLPAGAGSSLPDRLVGWLLANPLRGLGVGLVAVAALTGVALVVGPPGS, encoded by the coding sequence GTGAACACCCCCACCCGCCTGTTCCGCACCGTCGCGATCGCGGAGGCGGTGACCTGGACGGGACTGCTGTTCGGCATGTTCCTCAAGTACGGACCCGCGGAGAACGAGGCGGGCGTCCGGATCTTCGGGATGCTGCACGGCGTCGTCTTCGTCGCGTACGTCGTGACCACGGTGGTGGTCTGGGTGGACCGGCGCTGGTCGGCCGGCCGGGGGCTGCTCGCCCTGGTGGCGGCGGTGCCCCCGCTGGCGACGCTGCCGCTCGAGTGGTGGGCGATCCGCAGGGACTGGCTCGGCGACACCTGGCGGCTGCCCGCCGGCGCCGGCAGCTCGCTGCCCGACCGGCTGGTCGGCTGGCTGCTCGCCAACCCGCTGCGCGGGCTGGGCGTCGGGCTGGTGGCGGTCGCCGCGCTGACCGGTGTCGCGCTGGTCGTGGGTCCGCCGGGATCCTGA
- a CDS encoding isoprenyl transferase — MADWKRGARRVLYPAYEARMLRKMPRNLPKHIGVMLDGNRRWAKAVGRDTAHGHRAGAANIEPLLGWCDEVGIEVVTLWLLSTDNLNRPAQELEPLLEIIVEAVDSLADQRRWRLHPVGALDLLPDAAAKRLKAAAEATADVDGMIVNVAVAYGGRREIADAVRSLLTEHAALGTPLELLAQQIDIEHIEEHLYTKGQPDPDLVIRTSGEQRLGGFLLWQSAKSEFYFCEAYWPDFRRVDFLRAIRAYAQRERRFGS; from the coding sequence GTGGCGGATTGGAAGCGCGGTGCGCGCAGGGTGCTCTACCCGGCGTACGAGGCGCGCATGCTTCGCAAGATGCCGCGCAACCTGCCGAAGCACATCGGCGTCATGCTCGACGGCAACCGGCGCTGGGCGAAGGCGGTGGGCCGCGACACCGCCCACGGCCACCGCGCGGGCGCGGCCAACATCGAGCCGCTGCTCGGCTGGTGCGACGAGGTCGGGATCGAGGTGGTCACCTTGTGGCTGCTCTCGACCGACAACCTGAACCGTCCGGCCCAGGAGCTGGAGCCGCTGCTGGAGATCATCGTCGAGGCGGTCGACTCGCTCGCCGACCAGCGCCGCTGGCGGCTGCACCCCGTGGGCGCGCTCGACCTGCTCCCGGACGCCGCCGCCAAGCGGCTCAAGGCGGCGGCCGAGGCCACGGCCGACGTCGACGGGATGATCGTCAACGTCGCGGTGGCCTACGGCGGCCGTCGCGAGATCGCCGACGCCGTCCGCTCGCTGCTCACCGAGCACGCCGCGCTCGGCACGCCGCTCGAGCTGCTCGCCCAGCAGATCGACATCGAGCACATCGAGGAGCACCTCTACACCAAGGGGCAGCCCGATCCCGACCTGGTGATCCGCACGTCGGGGGAGCAGCGGCTCGGCGGCTTCCTGCTGTGGCAGAGCGCGAAGTCGGAGTTCTACTTCTGCGAGGCCTACTGGCCCGACTTCCGCCGCGTGGACTTCCTGCGCGCGATCCGGGCCTACGCCCAGCGCGAGCGCCGGTTCGGCTCCTAG
- the rlmC gene encoding 23S rRNA (uracil(747)-C(5))-methyltransferase RlmC, translating to MALAVLDCAHFTAGECRSCTWLGQPYDDQLAAKLAATRSLVDAPGLEWLPPVASPMAGFRNKAKMVVGGTAAEPTLGILGPDGAGVDLRDCALHEPAIVAALPVLAELVRRADLTPYDVGSGAPVSQRGELKHLLVTASPEGELMVRLVVRSTAVEARVRKHLGWLRDALPAVRVVTLNVQPEHRAVLEGEREIVLTEADTLPMRLGGISLHLRPRSFFQTNTTVAAALYAEAVAWSAELAPTRVVDLYCGVGGFALHLAAPGRRVSGIEISADAIASAERSRDEAGLPGEVDFAVGDATAPEHAGLLAGADLVVVNPPRRGLGHELAGRLEESGADHVLYSSCNPATLARDLADLASYRPVRGRLLDMFPQTPHAEVLVLLERVPGQRSE from the coding sequence ATGGCTCTCGCCGTGCTCGACTGCGCCCACTTCACGGCGGGGGAGTGCCGCTCGTGCACCTGGCTCGGTCAGCCGTACGACGACCAGCTGGCGGCCAAGCTCGCCGCGACCCGGTCGCTCGTCGACGCGCCGGGCCTGGAGTGGCTGCCGCCGGTGGCCAGCCCGATGGCGGGCTTCCGCAACAAGGCCAAGATGGTCGTCGGCGGCACCGCGGCCGAGCCCACCCTGGGCATCCTCGGGCCCGACGGAGCCGGGGTGGACCTGCGGGACTGTGCGCTGCATGAGCCGGCGATCGTGGCGGCGCTGCCGGTGCTGGCGGAGCTGGTGCGGCGCGCCGACCTGACGCCGTACGACGTGGGCTCGGGGGCGCCCGTGAGCCAGCGGGGCGAGCTCAAGCACCTCTTGGTGACGGCATCGCCGGAGGGCGAGCTGATGGTGCGGCTGGTGGTGCGCTCGACGGCGGTCGAGGCGCGGGTGCGCAAGCACCTGGGCTGGCTGCGGGATGCGCTGCCGGCGGTCCGGGTGGTGACACTCAACGTCCAGCCCGAGCACCGCGCGGTGCTGGAGGGGGAGCGGGAGATCGTGCTCACCGAGGCCGACACGCTGCCGATGCGACTGGGCGGGATCAGCCTGCACCTGCGCCCGCGCAGCTTCTTCCAGACCAACACCACCGTCGCCGCCGCGCTGTACGCCGAGGCGGTGGCCTGGTCGGCCGAGCTGGCGCCGACGCGGGTGGTGGACCTCTACTGCGGGGTCGGCGGGTTCGCGCTGCACCTCGCCGCCCCCGGCCGCCGGGTGAGCGGGATCGAGATCAGCGCCGACGCGATCGCCTCGGCCGAGCGTTCCCGCGACGAGGCCGGGCTGCCGGGGGAGGTCGACTTCGCGGTCGGCGACGCCACCGCGCCCGAGCACGCCGGGCTGCTCGCCGGAGCCGACCTGGTCGTCGTCAACCCGCCGCGGCGCGGCCTCGGCCACGAGCTGGCAGGCCGGCTCGAGGAGTCGGGGGCCGACCACGTCCTGTACTCCAGCTGCAACCCGGCGACGCTGGCGCGCGACCTGGCCGACCTCGCGTCGTACCGGCCGGTGCGGGGTCGGCTGCTCGACATGTTCCCGCAGACCCCGCACGCGGAGGTGCTGGTGCTGCTGGAACGGGTCCCCGGTCAGCGCAGCGAGTAG
- a CDS encoding AIM24 family protein, with amino-acid sequence MTAAAWHPDPTGRHELRYWDGSQWTDHVSDQGVQSTNPLYPSADAGAETAADSSGSADSSADSSADSSVDVWVGSQEAAAADSAAGSGDFGEVAADRGTSEPAFSFDAVTAVAPRAAQPVAQPEPAVQAEPAAQPEQVLQSWGDQPAQAYPSSQPPAYQPAQQPMVQQPAAGYGQQVPSDAFAGISGELIDGRFSEVDGAGAILQNKKLLRVRITEPFMAKQGSMVAYQGNVNFNYQGGGAAKFLKKALTGEGLQLMRVEGQGDVFLADLAHDVHILQLTNSGLSVSGKNVLAFSASLDWNVERVKGGSIAAGGLFNTTLRGTGWVAITTEGAPVVLNAAEAPTFADANALVAWSVHLQTSIRSTMSAGALIGRGSGEAFQVSFQGPGFVIVQPSEGPPVTTA; translated from the coding sequence ATGACCGCAGCCGCCTGGCACCCGGACCCCACCGGACGCCACGAGCTCCGCTACTGGGACGGCTCCCAGTGGACCGACCACGTGTCCGACCAGGGCGTGCAGTCGACCAACCCGCTCTATCCGTCGGCCGACGCGGGCGCCGAGACGGCCGCCGACTCCTCGGGCTCCGCCGACTCCTCCGCCGACTCCTCCGCCGACTCCTCCGTCGACGTCTGGGTCGGCAGCCAGGAGGCCGCCGCCGCCGACTCCGCCGCCGGCTCCGGGGACTTCGGCGAGGTGGCCGCCGACCGCGGCACGAGTGAGCCGGCCTTCTCCTTCGACGCGGTCACCGCGGTCGCGCCGCGCGCCGCCCAGCCCGTCGCCCAGCCCGAGCCCGCCGTCCAGGCGGAGCCGGCCGCCCAGCCCGAGCAGGTCCTCCAGTCCTGGGGCGACCAGCCGGCGCAGGCGTACCCGTCGAGCCAGCCCCCGGCGTACCAGCCCGCCCAGCAGCCGATGGTCCAGCAGCCCGCCGCCGGCTACGGCCAGCAGGTGCCGTCCGACGCCTTCGCCGGCATCTCCGGCGAGCTGATCGACGGCCGGTTCAGCGAGGTCGACGGCGCGGGCGCGATCCTGCAGAACAAGAAGCTGCTGCGGGTTCGGATCACCGAGCCGTTCATGGCCAAGCAGGGCTCGATGGTCGCCTACCAGGGCAACGTCAACTTCAACTACCAGGGCGGCGGCGCCGCGAAGTTCCTCAAGAAGGCGCTCACCGGCGAGGGCCTGCAGCTGATGCGGGTCGAGGGCCAGGGCGACGTCTTCCTCGCCGACCTCGCCCACGACGTCCACATCCTGCAGCTCACCAACAGCGGCCTGTCGGTCAGCGGCAAGAACGTGCTCGCCTTCTCCGCCTCGCTGGACTGGAACGTCGAGCGGGTCAAGGGCGGCAGCATCGCCGCCGGCGGCCTGTTCAACACCACCCTGCGCGGCACCGGCTGGGTCGCCATCACCACCGAGGGCGCCCCCGTCGTCCTCAACGCCGCCGAGGCCCCGACCTTCGCCGACGCGAACGCGCTGGTCGCGTGGTCGGTCCACCTGCAGACCTCGATCCGCTCCACGATGTCCGCCGGCGCCCTGATCGGCCGCGGCTCGGGCGAGGCCTTCCAGGTGTCCTTCCAGGGGCCGGGCTTCGTCATCGTGCAGCCCTCGGAGGGGCCGCCGGTCACCACGGCCTGA
- a CDS encoding pseudouridine-5'-phosphate glycosidase has product MTSPHPLLSVAPEVAEALAAGGPVVALESTIISHGMPYPRNVEMAREVEQIVRDGGATPATIAVLDGVPRIGLSAAELDVLASDPSVTKVSIRDLGYVAARRAHGATTVAATMRLAALAGIRVFVTGGLGGVHRGAEASMDISADLTEMSRTDVAIVSAGVKSLLDIGRTLEVLETLGVPVVAYRSDEFPSFFSRSSGYAAPMRLDEPEQVAAMMRAKWALGLEGAVSVANPVPAEDEIPQAEIERTIQQALADADERGIRGKDITPYLLGRIVELSDGASLETNIALVRDNARLGASIAVAYAALTS; this is encoded by the coding sequence GTGACCAGCCCCCACCCGCTCCTGTCCGTCGCCCCCGAGGTCGCGGAGGCGCTGGCTGCCGGCGGGCCGGTCGTCGCGCTGGAGTCGACGATCATCAGCCACGGCATGCCGTACCCGCGCAACGTCGAGATGGCCCGCGAGGTGGAGCAGATCGTGCGCGACGGCGGCGCCACGCCCGCGACGATCGCGGTGCTCGACGGCGTCCCGCGGATCGGGCTGTCCGCCGCCGAGCTCGACGTGCTCGCCTCCGACCCGTCGGTGACCAAGGTCAGCATCCGCGACCTGGGGTACGTCGCCGCCCGCCGCGCCCACGGCGCCACCACGGTCGCGGCGACCATGCGGCTGGCCGCGCTCGCGGGGATCCGGGTGTTCGTCACCGGCGGCCTCGGCGGCGTGCACCGCGGCGCCGAGGCGTCGATGGACATCTCCGCGGACCTGACCGAGATGAGCCGCACCGACGTCGCGATCGTCAGCGCCGGCGTGAAGTCGCTGCTCGACATCGGTCGCACCCTGGAGGTGCTGGAGACCCTCGGCGTCCCGGTCGTCGCGTACCGGTCCGACGAGTTCCCGTCGTTCTTCTCGCGCTCCAGCGGGTACGCCGCGCCGATGCGTCTCGACGAGCCGGAGCAGGTCGCGGCGATGATGCGTGCGAAGTGGGCGCTCGGCCTCGAGGGTGCGGTCTCGGTCGCGAACCCCGTCCCGGCGGAGGACGAGATCCCCCAGGCCGAGATCGAGCGCACCATCCAGCAGGCCCTCGCGGACGCCGACGAGCGCGGCATCCGCGGCAAGGACATCACGCCGTACCTGCTCGGCCGGATCGTCGAGCTCTCGGACGGCGCCTCGCTGGAGACCAACATCGCGCTGGTGCGCGACAACGCCCGGCTGGGCGCGTCGATCGCGGTCGCCTACGCCGCGCTCACCTCATGA
- a CDS encoding serpin family protein codes for MTALDRRTALQLGLTGLVAGLLTACGDEPNVDPEPAPGEIDLVSSDVRRAAGDPALVAPVVAGLDRFAGRLYGELAAGDGNLVLSPYSVALALGMTLTGAAGTTAEEMRAVLGVGDLGERWHRGVNALSAHVEGLAGRQERADGSTAELALSTADQLFGQREVAWAADFLDLLAKEYGAGLRTVDFVGATERARRAINAWVEERTHDRIVDLVPQDALDELTRLVLVNAIYLKAPWEEPFEKSATTTGGFHRPDGSDVEVELMRLPQLATSLSAGDGWRAVVLPYAGRRLAMSVVLPDEGALDRVEQQVRAGGFAAFLGRGEPASVDLSLPRWTFRTAAPLKAALSALGMPTAFQDGAADFTPMTEEDLPLVVSEVLHQGFIAVDEEGTEAAAATAVVVRVESAPLTEPFLVDRPYLFVIHDVEHATPLFVGRVSDPTA; via the coding sequence ATGACCGCCCTCGACCGTCGTACCGCACTCCAGCTCGGCCTCACCGGCCTCGTCGCCGGGCTGCTCACCGCCTGCGGTGACGAACCGAATGTCGACCCCGAGCCCGCCCCGGGGGAGATCGACCTGGTCTCCTCCGACGTACGCCGGGCGGCGGGGGACCCCGCCCTGGTCGCGCCCGTCGTCGCCGGCCTGGACCGCTTCGCCGGGCGGCTGTACGGCGAGCTGGCGGCCGGCGACGGCAACCTGGTGCTCTCGCCGTACTCCGTGGCGCTCGCGCTCGGCATGACCCTCACCGGGGCGGCGGGCACCACCGCCGAGGAGATGCGTGCGGTGCTGGGGGTGGGTGACCTCGGCGAGCGCTGGCATCGCGGCGTCAACGCGCTGAGCGCCCACGTCGAGGGGCTCGCGGGCCGGCAAGAGCGGGCCGACGGCTCGACGGCCGAGCTCGCGCTGAGCACCGCCGACCAGCTGTTCGGACAGCGCGAGGTGGCCTGGGCGGCCGACTTCCTCGACCTGCTCGCCAAGGAGTACGGCGCCGGCCTGCGCACCGTCGACTTCGTCGGAGCGACCGAGCGGGCCCGGCGCGCGATCAACGCCTGGGTGGAGGAGCGGACCCACGACCGGATCGTCGACCTGGTGCCCCAGGACGCCCTCGACGAGCTGACCCGGCTGGTCCTGGTCAACGCGATCTACCTGAAGGCGCCGTGGGAGGAGCCGTTCGAGAAGAGCGCGACCACGACGGGGGGCTTCCACCGTCCCGACGGCTCGGACGTCGAGGTCGAGCTGATGCGCCTGCCCCAGCTCGCGACCTCGCTCAGCGCCGGCGACGGCTGGCGGGCCGTCGTGCTGCCGTACGCCGGGCGGCGACTCGCGATGAGCGTCGTGCTCCCCGACGAGGGCGCCCTGGACCGGGTCGAGCAGCAGGTCCGGGCCGGCGGCTTCGCGGCCTTCCTCGGGCGGGGCGAGCCGGCCTCCGTCGACCTCAGCCTCCCGCGCTGGACCTTCCGCACCGCCGCGCCCCTCAAGGCGGCCCTCTCGGCGCTCGGGATGCCGACGGCGTTCCAGGACGGCGCGGCCGACTTCACGCCGATGACCGAGGAGGACCTGCCCCTGGTCGTCTCCGAGGTCCTGCACCAGGGCTTCATCGCGGTCGACGAGGAGGGGACCGAGGCCGCCGCGGCGACCGCCGTGGTGGTCCGGGTCGAGAGCGCGCCGCTCACCGAGCCGTTCCTGGTCGACCGGCCCTATCTCTTCGTGATCCACGACGTCGAGCACGCGACCCCGCTCTTCGTCGGCCGGGTGAGCGACCCCACCGCCTGA
- a CDS encoding amidase family protein yields MSSPMTGRRAIRAVSLPLTAALAVGAVTLADPASALSSVTTANGATININDARRPGLDTGSIRNVSGSRMEGFGNVFLHVDAPAGEEPRMNDQMVRGFGLAQAGPGSYRSTASVRLGDVLMSRRVHVATGTNTTSFYDTYTNASTEPVTIKVSFGGSLGSGLTTTGSPNKATVSATSSGDAIVDPADTWITATTPGNTRPTGVVVGTGVDALGDQQSDPFTTAYVPTGSRSNDLGFISELTIEPGRTESLLQYVVVGALADTTQITTDTAALAAAPDLSQLTIDEICTLQNWDVTSYAAACAGAEPLQLPAAQTEAVPVTDASYDVTGKTIADLQAAMVSGETTSVEITKAYLDRIEAYDSGAYGFHSFITVAKDAVAQAMAADAARAAGESGDLLGVPIALKDLYDTKDMPTSGGTLALEDWEPGADAWQVARLRDAGAVIIGKTNLSEFANSGSWSESGFEQTWNALYPSKSSFGSSGGSATAVRADLAAAAMGTQTGVSLYAPSTGASLATFRGTDGLTSTNGVMPLTWATDYAGPMAKSVTDLASLLDATATRTTGNNPDDLLTSRVDNDLRPTEWKTALRADALQGKVIGYVPAAFQSTAITDDNAGQVALAQVRAAIEAAGGTLVPLATAQTAPPAPTGSFPTSGSAGAEGWERYIEEDRPGTFPYTTKQLMENPANLPYNVSGNYTAQPMDDTSVENLLARRDAYKQTAATWMDTAFGSEPVAAVVYPGFLTSIGNNDATSAIFSSDRASGVITQTIGLPTAILPIGRNDEGQSNNVQVVGRAWDDAAVLGLGYALEQQTHAAMSTEFAPALPWSGPADSVTAVTLGSTATTYATATTATVTVTADPEATGSVEVEVAGTTVTGTLSGGTATVTLPGSLPVGTHLVTARYAGSATVAPSAATATLKVSHAAPAVTAELKKKRVKPGKRARLVVTVTGAPVTGGTVLVYDGGKVVATQTLSDARSVVKLPKLRLGKHRLRAYVVAGDDYRAAWSGKVVLKVRR; encoded by the coding sequence ATGAGCTCCCCCATGACCGGGCGCCGCGCGATCCGCGCGGTCTCCCTCCCCCTGACGGCCGCCCTGGCCGTCGGGGCCGTGACGCTCGCCGACCCAGCATCGGCCCTGTCCAGCGTCACCACCGCCAACGGCGCGACGATCAACATCAACGACGCCCGCCGGCCGGGCCTCGACACCGGGTCGATCCGCAACGTCAGCGGCTCGCGGATGGAAGGCTTCGGCAACGTCTTCCTCCACGTCGACGCACCCGCGGGCGAGGAGCCGCGGATGAACGACCAGATGGTGCGCGGCTTCGGCCTCGCCCAGGCCGGCCCCGGCAGCTACCGGTCGACCGCGTCGGTCCGGCTGGGCGACGTCCTGATGAGCCGCAGGGTCCATGTCGCCACCGGCACGAACACCACCAGCTTCTACGACACCTACACCAACGCCTCGACCGAGCCGGTGACGATCAAGGTCTCCTTCGGCGGCTCGCTCGGCTCCGGGCTCACCACCACCGGCTCCCCCAACAAGGCGACGGTCAGCGCCACCAGCAGCGGCGACGCGATCGTCGACCCCGCCGACACCTGGATCACCGCCACCACGCCCGGCAACACCCGGCCGACCGGTGTGGTCGTCGGCACGGGGGTCGACGCCCTCGGCGACCAGCAGTCGGACCCGTTCACGACGGCGTACGTCCCGACGGGCAGCCGGTCCAACGACCTCGGCTTCATCAGCGAGCTCACCATCGAGCCCGGCCGCACCGAGTCGCTCCTGCAGTACGTCGTCGTGGGCGCGCTCGCCGACACCACCCAGATCACGACCGACACCGCGGCGCTCGCCGCCGCGCCGGACCTCTCCCAGCTGACGATCGACGAGATCTGCACCCTGCAGAACTGGGACGTCACGTCCTACGCCGCCGCGTGCGCCGGCGCCGAGCCGCTGCAGCTGCCCGCGGCACAGACCGAGGCGGTCCCGGTCACCGACGCGTCGTACGACGTCACCGGGAAGACCATCGCCGACCTCCAGGCCGCGATGGTCTCGGGCGAGACGACCTCGGTGGAGATCACGAAGGCCTACCTCGACCGGATCGAGGCCTACGACTCGGGCGCCTACGGCTTCCACTCGTTCATCACGGTGGCCAAGGACGCCGTCGCCCAGGCCATGGCCGCCGACGCCGCGCGCGCGGCGGGCGAGTCCGGAGACCTGCTCGGCGTGCCGATCGCGCTCAAGGACCTCTACGACACCAAGGACATGCCGACCTCCGGCGGCACCCTGGCGCTCGAGGACTGGGAGCCCGGCGCGGACGCCTGGCAGGTGGCGCGACTGCGCGACGCGGGCGCCGTGATCATCGGGAAGACGAACCTCTCCGAGTTCGCCAACTCCGGTTCGTGGAGCGAGAGCGGGTTCGAGCAGACCTGGAACGCGCTCTACCCGTCGAAGTCCTCCTTCGGCTCCAGCGGCGGCTCCGCGACCGCGGTCCGTGCCGACCTCGCCGCGGCCGCCATGGGCACCCAGACCGGTGTCTCGCTGTACGCACCCTCGACGGGCGCCAGCCTGGCGACCTTCCGCGGCACCGACGGCCTGACCAGCACCAACGGCGTGATGCCGCTGACCTGGGCGACGGACTACGCCGGGCCGATGGCCAAGTCGGTCACCGACCTCGCCTCGCTGCTCGACGCCACCGCCACGCGGACCACCGGCAACAACCCCGACGACCTGCTCACCTCGCGGGTGGACAACGACCTGCGCCCGACCGAGTGGAAGACCGCGCTGCGCGCCGACGCCCTGCAGGGCAAGGTGATCGGCTATGTCCCGGCGGCCTTCCAGTCCACCGCGATCACGGACGACAACGCCGGCCAGGTCGCCCTCGCCCAGGTCCGGGCCGCGATCGAGGCCGCCGGCGGCACTCTCGTCCCGCTCGCCACGGCGCAGACCGCGCCGCCCGCCCCGACCGGCAGCTTCCCGACGTCCGGCAGTGCGGGCGCCGAGGGGTGGGAGCGCTACATCGAGGAGGATCGGCCGGGCACCTTCCCGTACACGACCAAGCAGCTGATGGAGAACCCGGCGAACCTGCCGTACAACGTGTCCGGCAACTACACCGCCCAGCCGATGGACGACACGAGCGTCGAGAACCTCCTGGCCCGGCGTGACGCCTACAAGCAGACCGCCGCCACCTGGATGGACACCGCGTTCGGGTCCGAGCCGGTCGCCGCCGTGGTCTACCCGGGCTTCCTCACCAGCATCGGCAACAACGACGCGACCTCGGCGATCTTCTCCTCCGACCGCGCCTCCGGGGTGATCACCCAGACGATCGGGCTGCCCACCGCGATCCTGCCCATCGGGCGCAACGACGAGGGACAGTCCAACAACGTCCAGGTCGTCGGCCGCGCCTGGGACGACGCCGCGGTGCTCGGCCTCGGCTACGCGCTGGAGCAGCAGACGCATGCGGCGATGTCGACGGAGTTCGCCCCCGCTCTGCCCTGGAGCGGGCCCGCCGACTCGGTGACCGCCGTGACCCTGGGCAGCACCGCCACGACGTACGCCACCGCCACGACGGCCACGGTCACCGTGACCGCCGATCCGGAGGCGACCGGCAGCGTCGAGGTCGAGGTCGCCGGGACCACGGTCACCGGGACGCTGTCGGGAGGGACGGCGACCGTCACCCTGCCCGGCTCCCTCCCGGTCGGCACCCACCTGGTGACCGCCCGGTACGCCGGATCGGCCACGGTCGCGCCGAGCGCCGCCACGGCGACGCTCAAGGTGTCCCACGCGGCGCCCGCGGTGACGGCCGAGCTCAAGAAGAAGAGGGTCAAGCCGGGCAAGCGCGCCCGACTGGTGGTCACCGTGACCGGGGCGCCGGTCACCGGCGGCACCGTGCTCGTCTACGACGGCGGCAAGGTCGTCGCGACCCAGACCCTCAGTGACGCCCGGTCGGTCGTCAAGCTGCCGAAGCTGAGGCTCGGCAAGCACCGCCTCCGCGCCTATGTCGTGGCCGGCGACGACTACCGCGCCGCCTGGAGCGGCAAGGTGGTGCTGAAGGTCAGGCGGTAG